Proteins from a single region of Pyramidobacter porci:
- a CDS encoding TIGR00282 family metallophosphoesterase: protein MRILFVGDIVGSPGRNAFFAMLPKLRRLKGPFDFILVNGENSAAGRGLTEKIMNELFAAGVDGITSGNHIWDKKEFLPLLDEEPRVLRPLNYPQGVPGRGWTILTGRNGKRLGVVNIQGRVFMPLTDCPFRAVDEVLPKLGDIPVFVDFHAEATSEKRVMGLYLDGRVSAMVGTHTHVQTADEEILPGGTAYLSDVGMTGAFRSSIGMTYESVLPRFLTSLPAKFEVAEEDVRLNGVLIDIDDEDGRACGIERVAIRSGELGERDGEN from the coding sequence ATGAGAATACTCTTTGTCGGCGACATTGTCGGCAGCCCCGGACGGAACGCCTTCTTCGCCATGCTGCCCAAGCTGCGCCGCCTGAAAGGCCCCTTCGACTTTATCCTTGTGAACGGTGAAAACAGCGCCGCCGGCCGCGGCCTCACCGAAAAGATCATGAACGAGCTTTTCGCCGCCGGCGTAGACGGCATCACCTCGGGCAATCACATCTGGGATAAAAAGGAATTCCTTCCTCTTTTGGATGAAGAACCCCGCGTCCTTCGCCCCCTCAATTACCCGCAGGGCGTGCCCGGCCGCGGCTGGACGATCCTGACCGGCAGGAACGGCAAAAGACTGGGCGTCGTCAACATCCAGGGCCGCGTTTTCATGCCCCTTACCGACTGCCCCTTCCGTGCCGTGGACGAGGTGCTGCCAAAACTCGGCGACATCCCCGTCTTCGTCGATTTCCACGCCGAAGCCACCTCGGAGAAACGCGTCATGGGACTGTACCTTGACGGAAGGGTTTCCGCCATGGTCGGGACCCATACCCATGTCCAGACGGCCGACGAGGAGATTTTGCCCGGCGGCACCGCCTACCTCAGCGACGTCGGCATGACCGGCGCGTTCCGCAGCTCCATCGGCATGACCTACGAAAGCGTTTTGCCCCGCTTTCTCACCTCTTTGCCGGCTAAATTCGAAGTCGCCGAAGAAGACGTGCGCCTGAACGGCGTCCTTATCGACATCGACGATGAGGACGGCAGAGCCTGCGGCATCGAGCGCGTGGCGATTCGTTCGGGCGAGTTGGGCGAGCGCGACGGCGAAAATTGA
- the rny gene encoding ribonuclease Y encodes MYLVLGVLLGIIGGTGAGMFIAKGVAARKVAEARSQAENIVKEARSSAERDSKLLVSEARDEASKVRLEAERDAKERRVELQRTERLLEQKEEKLDRKLEKLQHREDEMKMRQDDLEKKIQEADELCKRRVTDLEQIAQMTSDQARAQLLHEVEDSAQHAIGLRLAEMEAQAQRDANKKAREIIVTAVQRCAVEKSSDVAVSTVSLPNDEMKGRIIGREGRNIRAFETATGVDLIVDDTPEAVTLSCFDPVRREIARLSLEKLVVDGRIHPARIEELVAKATAEVEESIADAGDQALMELGIKQMNPELVRTIGQLRYRYSYGQNALQHSMEVAYISGMIASELGVNEELARRAGLLHDIGKAVDFKIEGPHALIGADLAKRYGEPAEVINAIGSHHEDMEVKSIYDVIVATADAISAARPGARRESIDAYVKRLEKLETVANGFKGVSKAFAIQAGREVRVLVAPSVPDEASVAKLAYDIARKIEEELKYPGQIKVTAIKEIRASDLAK; translated from the coding sequence ATTTATCTGGTACTTGGAGTGCTCCTCGGCATCATCGGGGGCACGGGGGCGGGGATGTTCATCGCCAAGGGCGTGGCCGCGCGCAAGGTCGCGGAAGCGCGCTCTCAGGCGGAGAACATCGTCAAGGAGGCCCGGTCCAGCGCCGAGCGCGACAGCAAGCTGCTGGTGTCGGAAGCGCGCGACGAAGCTTCCAAAGTCCGCCTCGAAGCCGAGCGCGACGCGAAGGAACGCCGCGTGGAACTGCAGCGCACCGAACGCCTTCTGGAGCAGAAAGAAGAGAAGCTCGACCGCAAGCTGGAAAAGCTTCAGCACCGCGAAGACGAGATGAAGATGCGTCAGGACGACCTGGAGAAGAAGATCCAGGAGGCCGACGAACTCTGCAAAAGACGCGTTACCGACCTCGAGCAGATCGCTCAGATGACCAGCGACCAGGCCCGCGCCCAGCTGCTTCACGAAGTTGAGGACAGCGCTCAGCACGCGATCGGACTGCGGCTGGCGGAAATGGAAGCGCAGGCCCAGCGCGACGCGAACAAGAAAGCCCGCGAGATCATCGTCACCGCCGTGCAGCGCTGCGCCGTGGAAAAATCCTCGGACGTCGCCGTCAGCACCGTGTCGCTGCCGAACGACGAGATGAAGGGCCGCATCATCGGGCGCGAAGGGCGCAACATCCGCGCCTTCGAGACGGCCACCGGCGTCGATCTGATCGTCGACGACACGCCGGAAGCGGTGACGCTGAGCTGTTTCGACCCCGTGCGCCGCGAGATCGCCCGCCTGTCGCTCGAAAAACTGGTCGTCGACGGCCGCATCCACCCCGCCCGCATCGAGGAACTGGTTGCCAAAGCGACCGCCGAAGTGGAGGAGTCCATCGCCGACGCCGGCGATCAGGCCCTGATGGAACTCGGCATCAAGCAGATGAATCCCGAACTGGTCCGCACCATCGGCCAGCTGCGCTATCGTTACAGCTATGGACAGAACGCCCTGCAGCACAGCATGGAAGTGGCGTACATTTCCGGCATGATCGCCTCCGAACTGGGCGTCAACGAAGAACTGGCCCGCCGCGCCGGGCTGCTTCACGACATCGGCAAGGCCGTCGATTTCAAGATCGAGGGGCCGCACGCCCTGATCGGCGCCGACCTCGCCAAACGTTACGGCGAGCCGGCCGAAGTCATTAACGCCATCGGTTCGCATCACGAAGACATGGAAGTCAAGAGCATTTACGACGTCATCGTCGCCACCGCCGACGCCATCAGCGCAGCCCGCCCCGGCGCCCGCCGCGAGAGCATCGACGCCTACGTCAAACGTCTGGAAAAACTCGAGACCGTGGCCAACGGCTTCAAGGGCGTCAGCAAAGCCTTCGCCATCCAGGCCGGACGCGAAGTGCGCGTGCTGGTCGCCCCCAGCGTGCCCGACGAGGCGTCCGTGGCCAAACTGGCCTACGACATCGCCCGCAAGATCGAAGAGGAACTGAAATATCCCGGGCAGATCAAGGTCACCGCCATCAAGGAGATCCGCGCCTCCGACCTCGCCAAGTAG
- a CDS encoding regulatory protein RecX → MKGDRAVPFSALSDEDMKWESVLVRLVSTPRTRKELARKLHERRCPEEKAAELLDRFEEIGMVDDRAYALLYIDSKRDFGLRRLRDELRARGVSHADIDDALAESEIDETERALRLARQWKNQRGMTPPKLDARLRRRGFSSAAVREAFAQLREEFGNFHSLGEESDDGDE, encoded by the coding sequence ATGAAAGGGGATCGCGCCGTGCCGTTTTCTGCCCTGAGCGACGAAGACATGAAGTGGGAGTCCGTGCTGGTCCGCCTCGTTTCAACCCCGCGCACGCGCAAGGAACTGGCGCGGAAACTGCACGAACGCCGTTGCCCCGAGGAGAAAGCGGCGGAGCTGCTGGACCGTTTCGAGGAGATCGGCATGGTCGACGACCGCGCCTACGCGCTGCTTTACATCGATTCCAAGCGCGACTTCGGCCTGCGCCGCCTGCGCGACGAACTGAGAGCGCGCGGCGTCAGCCATGCCGATATCGACGACGCCCTTGCGGAGAGCGAAATCGACGAAACCGAACGGGCGCTGCGCCTGGCGCGCCAGTGGAAAAATCAGCGCGGTATGACGCCGCCAAAACTCGACGCCCGCCTGCGCCGCCGCGGCTTTTCATCGGCCGCCGTCCGCGAGGCGTTCGCGCAGTTGCGTGAGGAATTTGGAAATTTTCACAGCCTCGGCGAAGAATCCGACGACGGTGATGAATAA
- a CDS encoding DivIVA domain-containing protein: MANDLDLLKVVDVEGVVFSRGLRGYAADEVDEFLDRVADTLQRYSELHATDQMRIRELETAIRENDELKMSLQNALTMAKKTSEDFLVSSQKESEAVLAQAKAKAEGMLADAVAQKTQLLGEIEELRRSKEHFVADAKAAVLRYNMLLDGLQEKKDQ, from the coding sequence ATGGCAAACGATCTGGACTTGCTGAAAGTCGTGGACGTGGAGGGCGTCGTTTTCTCGCGGGGCCTGCGCGGCTATGCGGCCGACGAAGTCGACGAGTTCCTTGACCGCGTAGCCGACACGCTGCAGCGATATTCCGAACTGCACGCCACCGACCAGATGCGCATCCGCGAGCTGGAGACGGCCATCAGAGAGAACGACGAGCTCAAAATGTCGCTGCAGAACGCGCTGACCATGGCGAAGAAAACTTCCGAGGATTTTCTCGTTTCGTCCCAGAAAGAGAGCGAAGCCGTGCTCGCGCAGGCGAAAGCGAAAGCCGAGGGCATGCTGGCCGACGCCGTCGCGCAGAAGACGCAGCTTCTCGGCGAAATCGAAGAACTGCGCCGCTCGAAGGAACATTTCGTCGCCGACGCCAAGGCCGCGGTGCTGCGGTACAACATGCTGCTCGACGGCCTGCAGGAGAAAAAAGATCAATGA